A single Argentina anserina chromosome 7, drPotAnse1.1, whole genome shotgun sequence DNA region contains:
- the LOC126801894 gene encoding actin-related protein 2/3 complex subunit 5A, whose translation MADEHVEADNAEAIIARIEHKSRKIESLLKQYRPVEALKTALEGSPPNTKDERCKSANWIMVHRAIMAIKDVEGMFSSLDPEYYDILMKYLYRGLSTGDRPTCDQCLRIHEKLTEIAGLGCILRSLSDTVNTV comes from the exons ATGGCAGACGAACATGTCGAAGCCGATAACGCAGAGGCCATTATCGCCCGAATCGAGCACAAATCTCGAAAGATCGAAAGCCTACTCAAACA GTACAGACCCGTCGAAGCTCTCAAAACCGCCCTCGAAGGCTCGCCTCCCAACACCAAAGACGAACGATGCAAG TCTGCGAATTGGATAATGGTGCATAGAGCTATTATGGCGATTAAAGATGTTGAAGGAATGTTTTCTTCTTTGGATCCTGAGTACTATGACATTCTCATGAA GTACTTATACAGAGGCTTGTCAACTGGAGATCGTCCCACATGCGACCAGTGCCTTCGAATTCATGAAAAACTGACCGAGATAGCTGGTCTGGGATGCATACTACGTTCCCTTTCAGACACTGTTAATACAGTATGA